tgcttctatgaGATCTAGccgtaaggcattttcttaattagtaatcaatgggtccagcccactgtgagtggtgccattcctaggctggtggtccagggttctataagggctgagaaagccatggcgagcaagccagtaagcagcgccctccatggcctctgcatcagctcctgcctcccggttcctgccctgcttgagttcctgtcctgacttcctttggtgatgaacagtgctgtggaagtgtaagctgaataaactgtttcctccccaacttgctttttggtcatggtgtttcgttgCAGGAACAGAGCCCCCAACTGAGACAACCCCCTTTAAACAACAATATTGAAAAGAGGCAGAAGGACGAAGCAAGCACTTTCCATACCCACACTCCCTAGAGTGAGGAAGGCTTAGAGCTCAAGGGCCCGAAAGGCACCAAGGACAAAGATGAAGCAGCTTCTGGTGCCCACGTGACATTTGACAGGGGAGACTTTTGAGCAATCAGAGAAATGagagccaggattaaaggtgtgtgccattatgcATGACTTAAAAAAATTGATATCAGAATATCAAACTTTAGAATCAAATATCAATTAAATAATTAAGCATCAAATGGTAATCGTTGTGGTGCCTTTACAGCAAACGTGCAAATTACACGAAGATTCTATATGGGCAATCTGAAACCAGCACAACTCATCTACCagaacaacacaaacaaaactggCTTTTAGGCAAAACGaagatattataatttttttagataacttaaaaaatatgtcAGCCAAGAGACTGGAGCTGTCATGATGTGTTGGCTGAACACAGCGGTTGAAGAAGAACGCTCCAAGCACAGAGGCTTGTCTTCCATTTTCACTCAATGTGaagtcagagaaaataaaattccaaCGTGTAAATTCAGAGTTCCATATACGTCAGTGCATTACTAACACCTGTGCACGTGACCTTATTAAAGTAGTCACGATGCAATAGAGACAGATAGTGACAGTTAATAATTGACTCTTGAATACTAATTGGGAAGTGACCGCCAATAAACTCTATAGCCAAGGTTCATGTACAATAAGGGTTATATCAGGTCATTTTATTGTCCCCAcatcatatttcattttttcataacTGCAAAACCATTTAAATATTCATAGCATATTTCCAAGTTGCCTGGAACAtgtttaaataaagcattttgcTTACTGAATTCTAGGACCTGTTAAGGTAAAGGGTGAATGCTACAAAAATACCCTGGTCACCAGTCCCAGCAGACAAGTGTCTCCAAGTAACCCCTGCCACAGCTCGACTGCCGGAGTTACAAAGTTCTACAGCCCTCTCAGATGTGGCCAGGCTTTCAGTGTGCCGAGTGTGCTACATAGAAGTGCCTCCTACGAGGACAGATAGTGTGACATCTCATTTTATGACAGTAAAAGGAGATCTGACAATGTGTCCAGTACTTATGTCACAGTGAATTCACCAACACTCATGTGCTGAGTAAGAGGTGCACACTGCAATGGGCTATCTTGGCATGTCTACTTGTAAGCACTTTCTTCAGAGATCATGGAGTCTGTCAGTTCTGCCTACACAGCTTACTCTAAAAGGGCAGAGCCCTCACTGGACAAAGGAGCTTTCCTAGCACAAGGATCTGACGGTTGAACGGGAAACAACAGCTGTCACAGACATGTGTGCACGCGCGTTACACAAGAACATCACAAGTGTCTCCCAGCAGCAAGGGTGGCAGCCGTTACCCATCTCTAACATTAAGTAAACTGCAAAATTGAAAAAAGGTttgaaaacatttacattatcTTTGGGTGAAGGAATGACAGGTGATTTCCCAGTTTCTTTTATATGCATATCAGAATCTTTCTATAGAGATGCAATACTTAAACaatttttacaagtaaaaaaattaagaatatgtATGAGTTTCCCAATGTACAACCATATTTTGGTGAAATTGAGTCTTGGGAAATACCTGATCCTTCTGAACTCTCATCTCGTCAACTTCCCTCTCCGCATACTGTGGATCCCGGGCGGGGTCCTGGACTGCCTTCAGTGTGCTGACACTCTGAAATGACAACTCTGCAAGTCACTTCATGCCCATAACCCACACTTCACAAAATGGCCAGCATCTGTCTCAGAGACCAAGGTCCCTCAGGCTGGCGCTGAGAGCACTCTGCCGTTTCCAGCTTTCATCAGActagaaaattacctcaaatgcACCTGCCCCCTTCCCCAAGCCCTGGTCAGACTTCCCTCTCTTCTAAGGGCCAGAGAAGTTTGTTTGGAAGGAGGCAGGGACCATGTCTTACTCAGCTGTTAACCTCCGTGGTGCTTTGTTTACACCGGTCttaacattttatcattttggaacaagagagagagatggagtttCATAGTAGGACCTTTGGGGCACTTCCTGTCATAGCTGACTATAGCTTTCCGAGATTGAGGAACACACACCTTTGGTGGGAAGAGTTTTTCATACACTTTTTTCCACAGCTCCATTGGTGAGTGGGCCTGAAGTTTTCCAATGTCACCATCGGGAACAGGAGGAGACCCTAAAATTGAAAGTTTACTCCAAATGACAGCAAAGGTTAAACTATTATAAAGTTAATAAAGCAGGTGCCATTTATTAAAGTACAAACCTTAGGTCACTTGTTTTCCATCTCCATATTACAGACACCATTACGGTGATGCCGACCTAGGCCTCTGTACGTGACGCAGAGGCAGTAGGAAGTAATGTGGGAGCTATAACTCTGACTTCCCACACTCTGTACTGGTATCTGTGCCCCATCAACAGTAATTCCAGAAACACAGTGTGTGTTAGCGATTTCCCTCAACAGCACCACTTATTATACATAAAAGCAATCGCTACCCTGAGTTCATCATTTTAGACGGTGACCTGTCATTATGCATAGCTATGATTCATAACCCTAGGAAGCAACCAAATACTGCTTAGAACTACAGGTGGCACACACATTGCAAACCCATTTAGTACAGAGCTTAAGATGATACTGACTGACCACATACACACGTGTGGAAATGCAGCGTGCTGGAGAGATGTGAGGGCTGTCCTCCTCACACACGCGGCTcggcttcctctttctccctttgaagtgctgggattgtacTAAGGACCTCATTCGTGCTCGGCACTCTACCCCTgactgagctacagtcccagcccCCACTATTTTAATGAGGATAATTTATAACTTGAATGTTATAATGAatgttgaatgaaaaaaatttttaaattagtcCCTTTCTGGCAATTTTCAATCTAAAAcctaagatttttctttctaacatCTTTATTGTCTCCCTCAACTGTTCAACTATTGGCCTTCAGGGGTTTCCTTACCATCTTGGTGAGAAAGTATTGATTCactgcttgagtgtgtgtgtgtgtgtgtgtgtgtgtgtgtgtgtgtgtgtgtgtgtgtgtgtgtatctaacaGTGGTGTCGGGAActaaacttggatcctctggaagagtagcaagtgctcttaattgctgaccCATCTCTCGGCTCcagttcttgttatttttaaattcagtagtTTGTAAGCCCTTTCTGGCCAACTACTCTCACAGATGGAAGAATTCCATCAGCGTTATCAGTGCACGATtctcacagacagaattctatcagCATTACCTATCAGCACACACAGTGATTCTCAGTGCTCCTGAAATTAAGCTGGCACTAATAACGAAGATGCCAATCTGTCTTTACGACCGTTCCTTAGGCAACACCACCGTTCCATTCCCTGCACTTAAACTATATGCGCAACACTAAAGGTCCCTACAGTTGAAGCCATGTCACCTTAGCTCTTAAGAGCAACAGAGGATGAGAACACCTGCCTGTCACCATGTGAAAAGTCAAACCACACCCAGTGCCTAAAGGACTGCTGGGCCCAAAGAGTGTCACAAAAACCCCAGCTTTCTTGGAAAGATAAGGAGCTTGATAGACAATAGAATTTGTGAGTTGAGAAGACATTTTTCACTAGCTAAGGAAAGCTATTcagtcttgctttctttcttaaaatttggatctattcatttattttatgtatgtgtgctctgtctgcgtgtacatctgcgtgccagaagagagcatcagatcccagtatagatggttatcagccaccatgtggttgctgggaattgaactcaggacctgtggaagagcagactgtgatcttaaccaccgagccgtcCCTCTAGCCCCTCTTTCTTGAATTTTGAAAGAGGATCTTGCTACACAGCCTAGTTTGGCTTGAGTTTTAGGCAACCTCTCTAGTGCACAGCACGTACCACCACACGCAACTGAAGAACTGTCTTAGGATGAGAATTACGGCGTGTCTAATGGCTCTCGGTTTCCCCTATCACTTCAGTCTCACATATGCGATCGCTAATTATCATGTGCTCTGGAGTTCTCTGACTACCCTAGACTCCTGGCTGCTTCTAAACTCAGGGAACTAGaatctgaaaatacatttttaaaaaaagtagaatAGGGATCAGAATTCTGTCTCCATGCAGTGCCCTATCTTCTATCACAAATATGTCAGTGTGCTGCAAGGCACATCAGTTCtggcatacaaataaatacatatgaaataacTGTCATGATAATGAAGCCAGAAATGGTAGTGTGCTAGAGACCAAAGAAGCCAGGAAGTAAAATcaataagcaatttaaaaagattaaacaaTATTAATAAGTTCACCAACCTATTTGACATAAAGAATCCAATCCCGCTGTGATAAACAGTGGTTTATTCTGATCCACACATATTGATTTGCTGTATGGGAAAGAAAAGATTCTAATTTAGTTCATCAATTGCATATGCTGCCACACTCTCCTATACAAGGGCCAGGCTTTATCTAAGTCACTGATGAGCACATTGACCCAAATGGACCTGTGAATGTTGACTGTATAAACGAACACCATTGTAAAgccaaagcaagagaaagaaaaaggccaaaaagGCTAAAACTTTCAAttccatttaaaattaatagaagaaaataataacaaaatgaaagccACTAAGATAGAAGGAAGGAGATCAGGGAGCAAGAATAACGGAATGATTGGAAAATACTTAACAGTACCTCTTATCAATACCGAATGCCAACTGGTTAATAACACCTCGGATTTTCAGTAGCAGGGCTTCTGATTTGCTggcaaacttaaaaacaaacaggatcTTGGATTACAGTCTGCTCTGTAATCTCTGTAACAGGTAAAAATATGGTTCTGAAAAGCACAGACGGCGAGAGAATTACATCTTCTTTGCCTCAAAAGACTTACATTTgagtaaacaaaacagaagctgaatAAAGAAATCTTGCTAAGCTTGCCTCATTTTccagagttcatgtgtgcataACATGGAAAGGGCCCCTGTGAACACACCAATCATTTCACCTACACAAATGATCagaattttctttcaatttgcaCAACTGTGTTTGCCTGGAATGTTTGTGGTCTGTGTTGTCACAAACACTCCtgtgttctaaattaaaattccccTAATCTAATTGGGTTGGTTAAACAGTAAGAGGCATATATCAAAAGTGACTGTGGCAGCTGCAGGGGCCCCGCTGCCATCACAGCAGTTGTGTGGCAGCTGCAGGCAGGAcagtcacagagatgctccctgAAGTTTGTTCTTAGCTTTGTTTTTGAACTGCCTGCAGAGCCTGAAAAAAGAGTCACTGAATACTCTCACAGGTGGAAGCTAAGAGAATCAAATCGCAGCATTTTAGACCTTTTAGACCGTGAAAGGAGGTGGTTTCTATCAGTAATTAGGCTCTGACCTGGGGAGAAAGCAGGATGCATGGTTTCTCTACAGACTGTTTCAGCCATGGTCTGCCTTCCGAATACCTCACCGTTTAAAGACAAAGGCAAGCTCAGCCTGAGATGTGTAAAGTCAGGGGTGGGTGACTGAAAACCAGAATGGCAAATACACGTGCAAGATCTACAGGACAAATTTAATTCTGGCGTAAGAACAGGCTCACAGAGGAAGTGCTCAAAGGTGGCACCAGGGTACAAAGCTCAGATACATGCTTATTATGTggtatttaaaaatagagaaaattttaataaaaaaccgATTGTTGTACTTAATTTtacaatgtaattatatatttattacaatatAATTAATACATTGTTATTGATTTTAAACTAGGTAATTCtatggtattttgtttttattatgtgggTTGAAGAGAAAAGCTAACCACAGTGTGTTTCACAGGGGGTGAGCATGGGAGGACACTAGAAGTTTTCTCACTAACTTGCAACTGTGCCTCGCAAACAGCCTCCACACACAGCTGTTGAACTCCTCTGGAGTCATCTCAGTGCAGGGAGCTAGGTCATGCTCTCCCGGAGCAGCCCATTCCATCTTCAGACAATGACTGGTTACAGCGTTCCTCTCCATCGATTAGGAGTAATGCATTGGTATTAGAAGGTTcctttgtattgatttttttcaaaatggtaaAAATGTTTCCCAAAGCGTCCTGTGCACCTGACTTACCGACACATAGAGTTTAGGCTAAACAGGCAAAGAGAGCACACATGGGATGTGAAGTGCTGCAAACACACAGAACTGAAACCATACAGAACGCTCAGCACTTTCAGCCATGACAGCGAAGGGCTCAGTCACGCTGTCTCTACATTTCTACGAGTgcactgggaggaaaggaaaccaCTAGGTGTGTATTCAGATACTAaggtggctttgtttttgttctttgagacaaggtctcattatacaGGCCTGGAAAAGGCAGATTACTTTAAGTCGTAAAATTAATCTTTTCATTGTACATTTTAAGTTTGCCTAGCAAAAGCAGTTTCGAAATTAAGGTAGTATTTTTcagcaaaattattttatatttcctctttTGTTTAAAGGATAAGTGGCAAAAGCCGGCCTGCTACAGAAGACAGTTACAATTATCCACTTCCTGGGTTGTTTTGGGACAGGTCTtacatgtagttcaggctggcttgcACTTgactgcctcctgcctcagtctcctgaggatCTGGCTAACACCATGTTCACTGGCGAGCTGTGTGTGTCACCTCAGGCCCCAGGCTTAGGGCTTCACACACCCCTCAGCTGCTCCATGAGGTGCTTATGAAGACAGCCCTGTTTCCATTCCAGCTTTcctgaggcgggggtggggggtgagggtgggggtgggggtagggggttgggggtggggagcttaAATGACTTGCCTAAAACCACATGTCTATAAAGTGGTCACACTGACACTGACCCAGGCAGCATGACTTCAAAATTCATGACTTTAACCTCTATGGCAGCATctcttttacataaaaaaaaaaaaaaaaaaatcttatccgCAGCCCCCCACCCGCCCtgcattttcttttaaggaaataTAGATCTTAATTCttaaagagaaacataaaaatgagTGAATACAGCAGCATATCTCTGTAAGCTTGCCTGGGCTGTCAGATGCCAGCAGTACAGGAGGAGAGGCCAGGCACCGGGGCGGCCTGTAGACCCTGCCTGACAGCCTGCAGGGATTGAAGTGTGTGCTATTGGGTGCGTCCATCATTCACATCTATGCAACCAGCTCCTTTCTCcacactccctcctctccatGCAAGCCCAAATGACAGGAGAAGCACTGACCATCAGCGAGGCTCCATAGTAGTGCGCAATAAACCGAAGTGTCTTGCATATCACCTTTCTCTTCTCAGGATCAAAATCCTGTAGGAGAAagtaattgaaaggaaaaaatgagcTGAGGTCTCAGCACCTCACTCAGGGAGAAGTGCATTACTTGTTTTTAAACCCCAAGCCGAGGAGTCGGGCTTGGTCACCTCCACGTTCATGTCCACAGAGACTGAGCGGGGCCGCAGCTATCAGATGTGTTTAAACACTTGGCTTAGGAGAATCCAGATATAAGCACGCATTTCATCCTGCGGAATACCCTAAGGATTCTCTGACAAGCCAAGATAAGAAGAAACTAATTTCCTACTTTCTTCAATTTAAAGTTGGGAAGTAAATCTTATCCCTCAGCGCTggagatttgttttttaagtcttcAGCCTTCACCGCTGTTCTAACCACTGGACTCATTTCCTTTATTGCCCTGGGTTGTCCTTACGGCATCTTCCCTTCTAAAATCTTTAAGATGGGTGTCTCTGAGCCTGTCCCAGCCACAACCTTTGTTCttgtttcatcatttttattCCTCCCCATGAAGCACAGCTGCACATACCCAGTGAAACGGAAGCACTTACCTGAAAAACATCGTATTTACTTCCAATTATGACCAGAGGTATTGGAAATGGGTCAATTAATTCACGATCCtgttaatgaataaattaacttgATTATACTTGTGTATTTCTATGCCCTCAGGAATATCTATTTACTTCAAAACCACCATTTTTAGTCCCTTCATGGATGTCCACCATATTTGCTGTTATAAGAGCTTGTTACAATGGTAAGTTTCACTTCATTCTGTATTCTAAGTGCAAGGTCAGAACAGCAATTCCCAAAATACCatggtgtttatttgttttgttgttctttttctttttctgttgttttggggttttgttgtcattgttcgtttgttttatgttttcaattttgtttttgtttttgtttttttgagacaagctttctctgtgtagccctggctgtccttgaactcactctatagaccagactggccttgagctcagaaattcacctgcttctgcctcccgagtgctgggatgaaaggcgtgcccCACTACCGCCCGGCTCCTGCTCTGCTTTCCCGCACACACATCATCTTTATGGAGTTCCTGATTTATGTTAATTGTTTGCAGCTTGGCGTTGTTTTGCTCTGAGACTATGTGAGACACATGTTCACAGACTATGGACACCATGAACTTCTTCCTTTAGCTTTCTAGAAGACAGCATTCCAGACTGTATTTAATATACTTGTGTTGCTGTCACGGCAACATTATAGCTTCAGTAGTCGTGAGATGATAGGGGATCCTGATGACATGTGACATGTGACACTAAATGTATGTAGAATGCAGTGCTGGGGAAGACGCTTCAAACTCCGCTCCTGCTTTAATCTGTAGCTTCAGCCAGTCTTTGCCAGTTCAAGCTggattttcatcttcattttacagagattataaaatcaatataaaaaatcTACTCTAAAACCCGTTTGTCTTGGTTGGTGAGATACATACCATAATAAGCACAGCAGACACCTAACAGGAAGACGCCATCTTCTCACTTTGCGCTCACTGAGGTCTTATGAAATTGCTATGACTTTCCAGTGGACAGGTTCATCTACATTAAATGGGTTTTAAGTCATGCAGAAAACTAAGGAAGCTGTGTTGTGATGCCAGCTCTATTCTGAGTGGCACTGACGGCAGAGCAAACCGATCAACTCACCGGATGGTCCTTCTGCATTGCACTCCACATCCTCTGCCTCACCTCAGAGGCGGCTTTAGAGTTTGTCTTCGCCAGTTTCATGATCACTTTGTCTACATGCCTTTTTGTGGCTTGCAGCAGATTTTCCATGGTGGTCCAAAGGTCATTAGGTTTGGAAAGatccaaaacaagaacaatagaAAATGtcctaaagaaatgaaaacagcttTGACCAACAGTGACTGCTCTGAGATGTGAATGCCCTGAAAGCTACCACAGTTCAAGAAAAACCCAGCATGTGTTATTCTAACATAGGAGTGAGAGTGAGAGC
This window of the Acomys russatus chromosome 1, mAcoRus1.1, whole genome shotgun sequence genome carries:
- the Dync2li1 gene encoding cytoplasmic dynein 2 light intermediate chain 1 yields the protein MNISKGSFLFLSFLCSETVWEIAEAEVEKRRNHGNEGHAAEVGEKSVFFIGSKNGGKTTIILRCLDRDEPAKPTLALEYTYGRRTKGHNTPKDIAHFWELGGGTSLLDLISIPITSDTLRTFSIVLVLDLSKPNDLWTTMENLLQATKRHVDKVIMKLAKTNSKAASEVRQRMWSAMQKDHPDRELIDPFPIPLVIIGSKYDVFQDFDPEKRKVICKTLRFIAHYYGASLMFASKSEALLLKIRGVINQLAFGIDKSKSICVDQNKPLFITAGLDSLCQIGSPPVPDGDIGKLQAHSPMELWKKVYEKLFPPKSVSTLKAVQDPARDPQYAEREVDEMRVQKDQELEQYKRSSSKTWKQIELDS